The following is a genomic window from Psychrobacter sp. P11G3.
ATCTGAAAATTCATAGCACTGGCTATGTAAGCTGGGATGGATGTAATTTTCTATCTCATAAAACTTTGTCTGGAAAGCTTTGTGTAATGCATTTTGGTTAATCTTGTTTATTATTCTTTTATATTTTTTAACATCTCTATCATAAATATGCATTTGTGGAATGCTAGATAACTTATCTAAATATTTATAGTTTTCCCAATGTTCTAAGTTGCCGCCTCCTAGAGGTATAATTAAAATATTAGAGTTATTTTTTAAGTCAAAATTAAAACAAGGCGATATATTTTTTAAAAACTCAACATCTGTGTATCCTTCTAAACATATAATCAACTTTATATTTGAATCGACTTTTGCAATTGTAATATTGGGCATTACCCCTAAAGATTGAGTGACTTTATCTAGCACTAATGGATCGTTCGACTCAATTTCTATTTGATTATGTTCTCGGTATATAAAAATAATATTATTTGTAGGGACCAATGCACCTAAGCTAGGGCTATGTGTCGTTAGTAATATCTGGGTATTTTCTTGTTCAGAAAGGTCAACTAAAGCACTATATAACATTTTTTGCCAGTCTGGATGCTGTGCAGTTTCTGGTTCTTCCAGAGCATAAATAACCGTTTTTTCTGATACTCTTTGTCTTTCAGCCTCAGCTCTAAAGTAGTTTAGAAGTATTAATCTTCTTACACCGCTTCCCCTCTTGTTAATTGGTATCCCATCTTCATCTTCGAATGTAAATGAAAACAAACTATCCCATGCTTTTGTTGAAACCGTCGGTGTTAATGCGTTAGCAATCTCTGGGTTCATTTCCCTAAGTTTTTCTATGGTTCTTAAACCAACTTCTTCAGTTGCTGTTACTATCTTATCTTTTAACTTATCTAAATCTTCTTGCATTCCACTTAAAATAGATTTAGTAATGACTTTTAGAGGACCTTGTACCTCTGAATCTGAGTCCTTATTTTCTCTATCTGCCTTGAAAAGGAAGTAAAGTGGTAGATCTACTTTAATTGCATCATAAATTTTTTTTCCATCTTCCGCATCAATAGGAATAATAGTTTCTGTTAAGTCTGAACTTTGGATATTTGAAAACTCATAAATAGCTTTACGAATCTCACTACAAATAGTTTTATTAACCACAGTAGTATCATGACTACTGTGGAATAAAGCTAGTTCTTTTTTTAAGTCAGTTATTTTTCTACATATTAATGGGTTGTTGAATTTTGCATAAGGATAATCTGCAACTATATAAGTTTTTAATGATTTTGACGTTATATTTGACCCTGAAGCATTCCAAACCTTTCTTATAGTTAAATATTCTTCTGAATCTAATAAGTATTCTTGTGATAGTTGCGTTGGAATAGTATCAATTGTATAAGATTTTTTTGAGTCAATCTTAAAAGATACTTGAATTGTAATATCACTGTCTGCTCCATTCAATCTCTTTTTATTTAAATCTAAAACATCAATTTTCACTGTATCGTTGTTAAAAAAAATCTCTAAAGCCTCTAAAATAGTAGACTTCCCCACGTCATTTTTCCCTATAATTACATTTAAATCTTTGTGTATTTCTATAGTCTGTTCTGTATAACCTCTGAAATTTTTTATGTATAGCTTTGAAATAACCATTTCCTAATTTCCTCAAAATCACTCTATTACAGCACCGTTTAACCAAAAAAAATTAAGTATTAAGTAAATCAATACGAGATTTTTTTATAAGCATAAATCACTAAATTATTCAAAATAGCTTAGAGTCTATCTTAGCTTCGTTGTTATTCTCAACACTAGCTCTATCCTTAAGTTCTTTCACTAAGTCTGCCATTAAATCCTTATCCGTTTGTCTGCTCAAAAAATCTAACAGATTATCGGCTGTATATTCCCTTAAACCATCTAACGAATTCTTCTCTAAAGCATCTACAAGAAAAGCGCCCAGTAGTATTTTTTTCCGTGTCAGTTTCTTATCTAGCTTCTGCTTCTCTCTATTGATCTTAAGCTCAAGTTCATTAATCTTCTGCTGTTCCTTTAAATCACTACCACCGAGTAAGCTCATAACCGTTCCTTGAATTATCAAATTATTCATGTACTTAACTATAGCAACTTCGCCAATACCTAACAACAGTTTATGATATAGTCATTTGACAGATGGTTGAGTCCCACTGACTAAGTGCGAGTTTTCGACTTCACAAATGTTTATTACCTACGGCAATACATTTATGAAGTCAAAACATCGGCAGGGGTAAACCCCCACACCCCCAGCACTACGAAAAGACGTAGTGCCAAAAACCTAAAAACTGAGCTTGTAGAAATGGCTATTTTTATCGCATCGACTAAATCAATATCTCGAAGTAACGGACAAAGTGCTGTTGCCAGTGCGAGCTATCGCGCAGGGGTAGAACTAGAAGATAAGCGATACGGTAAGACCCATGATTATTCAAAAAAGCATGGGGTAATAAGTGCCGATATTATTTTGCCGACAGCGTTGGCTGCTGCCAACGCTGATATTGATCGTAGTGATGTATGGAACAAAGCGGAAGCTGCCGAGAAGAGAAAGGATGCGCGTGTGGCGCGTGAATGGCTGGTCAATCTGCCGTATGAGTTAAGCGCAGAAGACAGAAAAACAATCGCGCACCAGTTCGCCCAAACGCTTGCGGATCGTTACGGTACGATTGCCGATTGTGCCATTCATCAACCGACACAAAAAGAGATTGATCGGGGCGCAGACCCTCGAAACTTCCATGCTCATATCCTGTTCACCACGCGCACCGCAGAGATTGACGATAACAATCAGATCATACTGACCGACAAAGCGACCATTGAGCTATCCGATAATAAGCGGCGTTCGCTTGGCATGGAACGCGTGAGCCATGAGATCAAAGAGGTTCGCCAACTATGGGAGCAGCTTGCTAATGAAAAATTAGCTGAGCATAAGCACGATTTGATAGATAGTCGCAGCTATGCCGCGCAAGGGATTGATATTGAGCCACAGCTCAAAATGGGGTCAGTCGCTACCAAGCTAGAACGTGACAAATACGAACGAGAGCTAAAAAAAGCAGAGCAAGCCAAAGAAGAAGGTAAGCATTACGAGATTGATAAAACGCCAGCAACACAGCTCGGCACCATCAACGAAATAATCAACGAGCGTAACGAGCTGGTGTGGGACGTAGCGCTTACCAAAAATCAGATGGTAAATGATGCCGCTGATGCCATTATCTTGAATGGTCATAAGATTGAAGACGTTGAACACAGCACACCGCCACCAACAAAGGCGACCAGTAATGATTTACCCACGCCAAGCGTGGCAAGCACAGCAGATGAACCCATTAAAGAACCTGAACCGCCACCTGCGCCAAAGCCTAAAGCACCCAC
Proteins encoded in this region:
- a CDS encoding ATP-binding protein, whose product is MVISKLYIKNFRGYTEQTIEIHKDLNVIIGKNDVGKSTILEALEIFFNNDTVKIDVLDLNKKRLNGADSDITIQVSFKIDSKKSYTIDTIPTQLSQEYLLDSEEYLTIRKVWNASGSNITSKSLKTYIVADYPYAKFNNPLICRKITDLKKELALFHSSHDTTVVNKTICSEIRKAIYEFSNIQSSDLTETIIPIDAEDGKKIYDAIKVDLPLYFLFKADRENKDSDSEVQGPLKVITKSILSGMQEDLDKLKDKIVTATEEVGLRTIEKLREMNPEIANALTPTVSTKAWDSLFSFTFEDEDGIPINKRGSGVRRLILLNYFRAEAERQRVSEKTVIYALEEPETAQHPDWQKMLYSALVDLSEQENTQILLTTHSPSLGALVPTNNIIFIYREHNQIEIESNDPLVLDKVTQSLGVMPNITIAKVDSNIKLIICLEGYTDVEFLKNISPCFNFDLKNNSNILIIPLGGGNLEHWENYKYLDKLSSIPQMHIYDRDVKKYKRIINKINQNALHKAFQTKFYEIENYIHPSLHSQCYEFSDPFIDMADSRWIDTWKDMNIPKSLSAHLKECYKNGDRNLKEYNEKEIKRKFNLELSKDLSVGLLQDMDAYTEINEWFEHIKTVTCEVNSSS
- a CDS encoding MobA/MobL family protein, which produces MAIFIASTKSISRSNGQSAVASASYRAGVELEDKRYGKTHDYSKKHGVISADIILPTALAAANADIDRSDVWNKAEAAEKRKDARVAREWLVNLPYELSAEDRKTIAHQFAQTLADRYGTIADCAIHQPTQKEIDRGADPRNFHAHILFTTRTAEIDDNNQIILTDKATIELSDNKRRSLGMERVSHEIKEVRQLWEQLANEKLAEHKHDLIDSRSYAAQGIDIEPQLKMGSVATKLERDKYERELKKAEQAKEEGKHYEIDKTPATQLGTINEIINERNELVWDVALTKNQMVNDAADAIILNGHKIEDVEHSTPPPTKATSNDLPTPSVASTADEPIKEPEPPPAPKPKAPTLDAVAQAMAMAKGIKTKRENEQKQKEVALEQQRQRDLADQQKREQAERERVEQARADRARQLALENKQFLADKKSLYAAVMAQLEQHTQKGIDPNSKTGKLILAISVANEVMHSLDQYTDNPNTTQRQRELASNERGALTDLVNDKSQQALNEIKNIHYTSERKTHTAALQGALSAFTDNHSQTIEQTQQIAIESVKKDIADYSNEINRSRSYGLGR